The Desulfitobacterium chlororespirans DSM 11544 genome includes a region encoding these proteins:
- a CDS encoding FAD-dependent oxidoreductase, giving the protein MTINRRDFIKRAAAGAAVVAGSSFLVGCNNTEAVAPASAPEAWDQETDVVVVGGGNGGLSAAAAATEEGKKVILCEISAFLGGGSAYSGGTIHSWGLDTWEKYKEHTEDLHDPVLAKKYVETFRQVYLPWLEKNGIPLKKHPGGKGFNNDYGLGSGEAGYLRHKAYFDALANFVTGKGGTIMTQTRVLRLVIDEAGMVCGVQAIKKGESKAIFIKAGSVILATGGFQSNKGLMAKYIGPNGDVARNMGTPYNTGSGMLMAQGVGAMTQGSFSTFSGTFSGIVPGPAVEDEPELYEEKRAGDPQSLPGIGGGRPAVPMWVNFLFPDETTGILVNLQGKRFADETSPIEAKYARLPQEVLKQKRAMAFMIGDKAIYDKAAGSEAILKMYMDQGGKVVEGATLEELAAKCQEIHGMHKGAFLKTVNEYNKAIDSGATDSLEVPRALNHNKIAQGPFYAVPVTANIYHTFGGVAINENAQVLDVQRTPIPNLYACPPCAGIFREVYTGGIASAGTFGYIAGKHIAGK; this is encoded by the coding sequence ATGACCATTAACAGAAGAGATTTTATTAAACGAGCCGCTGCAGGTGCCGCTGTTGTGGCTGGATCCAGTTTTTTAGTGGGCTGCAATAATACCGAGGCAGTTGCCCCGGCGTCAGCTCCCGAAGCATGGGATCAGGAAACGGATGTCGTCGTCGTCGGTGGCGGTAATGGTGGGTTAAGTGCTGCTGCCGCTGCCACAGAAGAGGGCAAAAAGGTCATTCTCTGCGAAATCAGTGCCTTTCTCGGCGGTGGCTCCGCATATTCAGGCGGTACCATCCATTCCTGGGGTCTAGATACATGGGAAAAATACAAAGAGCACACTGAAGATCTGCATGATCCTGTACTTGCGAAAAAGTATGTAGAAACCTTTAGACAAGTATACCTTCCTTGGCTGGAGAAGAATGGTATTCCTCTTAAAAAGCATCCGGGCGGCAAGGGGTTCAATAATGACTATGGCTTAGGCTCCGGTGAAGCGGGATATCTTAGGCATAAAGCCTATTTTGATGCTTTAGCGAACTTTGTCACAGGTAAGGGCGGTACAATCATGACCCAGACACGGGTTTTGCGCCTTGTCATTGATGAAGCCGGTATGGTTTGCGGTGTTCAAGCCATTAAGAAGGGTGAATCCAAGGCCATCTTCATTAAGGCTGGTTCCGTTATTTTAGCTACGGGTGGGTTCCAATCCAATAAGGGATTGATGGCTAAGTATATTGGACCTAATGGGGATGTGGCCCGCAACATGGGGACTCCTTATAATACGGGCAGCGGAATGCTGATGGCTCAAGGGGTTGGAGCTATGACCCAGGGAAGCTTTTCGACCTTCTCCGGGACTTTTTCCGGTATTGTTCCAGGACCGGCGGTGGAAGATGAGCCGGAGCTCTATGAGGAAAAGCGCGCCGGCGATCCCCAAAGCCTGCCGGGCATCGGCGGTGGGCGTCCTGCTGTTCCCATGTGGGTCAACTTTCTTTTCCCTGATGAGACCACAGGTATTCTAGTCAATCTTCAAGGTAAACGTTTTGCAGATGAGACATCTCCCATCGAAGCCAAATACGCCAGACTCCCTCAAGAAGTGTTAAAGCAAAAAAGAGCGATGGCCTTTATGATTGGGGACAAGGCCATCTATGACAAGGCGGCAGGGTCGGAAGCGATTCTTAAGATGTATATGGATCAGGGGGGTAAGGTTGTAGAAGGTGCAACTCTTGAGGAGTTGGCTGCAAAGTGCCAGGAAATCCATGGTATGCATAAGGGGGCCTTTTTGAAAACAGTCAACGAATACAATAAGGCCATTGATAGCGGTGCTACGGACAGTCTTGAAGTTCCCAGGGCGCTCAATCATAATAAGATCGCCCAAGGTCCCTTCTATGCTGTACCTGTAACCGCGAATATCTACCACACCTTCGGTGGGGTTGCCATCAACGAAAATGCTCAGGTTCTTGATGTCCAGAGAACCCCGATTCCTAATCTCTATGCCTGCCCGCCTTGTGCAGGTATTTTCAGAGAAGTTTATACAGGCGGAATTGCCTCAGCCGGTACTTTCGGCTATATTGCCGGAAAACATATCGCTGGGAAATAA
- a CDS encoding sigma-54 interaction domain-containing protein: MHVHELLQRISQGTEKAYLEKCRDQRELFMEGKPVDPGTVPKVVYNSWVRSQRYGVNPFEKPCHHPIDKSKSQDLNRFIECLDRYNFFIKQALELIDYQGFTFTFSAKESLTKHIYDDLGSPFANLIGECSERTVGTNATAIALAENVPVALVSPLSYQCGPSENGVNTAAPIHNHQGEVMGGIHIGLKDIKRTQDAFWLVTYLAQVFDRLYLPMTQRHEKKIKDIIDLLPQGVAYINSKKSIHYNEKFQTLVNLSKGKNSLKKVSEFFSQEDWNSRFACQEIKADGKTLIINSNILDYEDFETSKILIVEEKQSLAQRLQENSQGFKTTVGLYSFDDIVGNNAELNEAKSIGLNVAGTSVPVLIFGENGTGKEMFAQAIHAASPRREKPFIAINCGAIPAELVESELFGYEEGSFTGALKGGKIGKIEAASGGTLFLDEIESMPVQDQIKLLRVISTGKVQKVGSTKEIPVDIRLISATKKDLLEESDKGLFREDLYFRISTFIIELPALRQRREDILLLAKEFISKFSRKYGLGQTVEMAQEFVEALENYSWRGNVRELEHSIERAIILMGAGLTLKVDYLSKRIQESYQNYQVKGLVEDVLAKGLKKQEQGLLYTAEAMIIDHVLKSVGGNVTAAAEKLGVTRKTIYNKLQEHPDLRVVK, from the coding sequence ATGCATGTTCATGAACTTTTGCAAAGGATAAGCCAAGGAACAGAAAAAGCCTATCTGGAAAAATGCAGAGATCAGCGGGAGCTTTTTATGGAGGGCAAACCTGTGGATCCAGGCACTGTTCCCAAAGTGGTTTATAATTCATGGGTACGGAGTCAGCGGTACGGAGTGAATCCCTTTGAAAAACCTTGCCATCACCCAATAGATAAGTCCAAAAGCCAAGATCTTAACCGTTTTATAGAGTGTTTGGATCGCTATAACTTTTTTATCAAACAGGCTCTCGAACTGATCGATTATCAGGGATTTACTTTTACCTTTTCAGCAAAAGAGAGCTTAACCAAACATATCTATGATGATCTGGGAAGTCCCTTTGCTAATCTTATCGGAGAATGTTCGGAGAGAACTGTGGGAACAAATGCTACTGCCATAGCCTTGGCTGAAAATGTTCCTGTTGCCTTAGTAAGTCCCTTAAGTTATCAATGCGGGCCTTCTGAAAACGGGGTGAATACAGCTGCTCCCATACACAATCACCAAGGTGAAGTTATGGGAGGGATCCATATTGGTTTAAAGGATATAAAAAGGACTCAGGATGCGTTTTGGTTAGTCACTTACCTTGCCCAAGTCTTTGACCGCCTTTACTTGCCTATGACCCAGAGGCATGAAAAGAAGATCAAGGATATAATTGATTTGCTTCCTCAAGGTGTAGCGTATATTAATAGTAAGAAATCCATACATTATAATGAAAAATTTCAAACCCTGGTGAATCTAAGCAAAGGGAAGAACTCTTTAAAAAAGGTTAGCGAGTTTTTTTCTCAGGAGGACTGGAATTCTAGATTTGCTTGCCAGGAGATTAAAGCAGATGGCAAGACCTTGATTATAAACAGCAACATCTTGGATTATGAGGACTTCGAAACAAGCAAGATACTTATCGTAGAAGAAAAACAGTCATTGGCCCAACGGCTTCAGGAGAATTCTCAGGGTTTCAAGACCACGGTTGGCTTATATAGCTTTGATGATATCGTAGGCAACAATGCTGAATTAAATGAAGCAAAGTCCATCGGGTTGAATGTGGCAGGCACCTCTGTTCCGGTCTTGATCTTCGGGGAAAATGGAACAGGGAAAGAAATGTTCGCTCAGGCCATTCATGCAGCCAGTCCACGGCGGGAGAAACCCTTTATTGCCATTAATTGCGGGGCTATTCCTGCGGAGTTGGTGGAAAGCGAGCTTTTTGGCTATGAGGAAGGTTCCTTTACAGGAGCTTTGAAAGGGGGGAAGATAGGCAAGATCGAAGCCGCCTCTGGGGGAACCCTGTTCCTGGATGAAATAGAAAGTATGCCTGTCCAGGATCAAATTAAACTTCTGCGGGTTATCTCCACAGGGAAAGTTCAAAAGGTGGGGAGTACCAAAGAGATTCCTGTGGATATCCGCTTAATCTCGGCTACGAAGAAGGACCTTCTGGAAGAGTCGGATAAGGGGCTATTTAGGGAAGATCTCTATTTCCGCATTAGTACCTTCATCATTGAATTACCGGCTTTGAGACAACGCAGGGAAGATATTTTGCTCTTAGCGAAAGAATTCATCAGCAAATTCTCTCGTAAATATGGTCTGGGGCAAACGGTTGAAATGGCTCAAGAGTTTGTGGAAGCTCTGGAGAATTACTCCTGGCGGGGAAATGTTCGTGAGTTGGAGCACTCGATTGAGCGAGCTATTATTTTGATGGGAGCCGGTTTGACTCTGAAGGTTGATTATTTGTCTAAGAGAATCCAAGAATCTTATCAAAACTATCAAGTCAAAGGCTTGGTAGAGGATGTTTTGGCTAAAGGTCTGAAGAAACAAGAACAAGGGCTCTTATACACGGCTGAGGCTATGATTATCGATCATGTACTCAAATCCGTCGGCGGTAATGTCACTGCAGCAGCTGAAAAATTAGGAGTAACCCGAAAGACAATTTATAATAAGCTGCAGGAGCATCCTGATTTAAGAGTGGTTAAATAA
- the tatA gene encoding twin-arginine translocase TatA/TatE family subunit: MVTFAMITPTVAVIALVIALILFGPGKLPELGKGLGKGIKEFKDATDLSDDDGKKKKKEIAETKKEEPAESKKEEPAESKE, translated from the coding sequence ATGGTAACATTTGCTATGATTACTCCTACTGTTGCAGTGATTGCCTTGGTTATTGCTCTGATTCTTTTTGGACCTGGGAAGCTCCCTGAACTGGGCAAGGGCTTAGGTAAAGGTATCAAAGAGTTTAAAGATGCCACCGATCTCTCTGACGATGATGGCAAGAAAAAGAAAAAGGAAATTGCCGAAACTAAAAAAGAAGAGCCGGCTGAGAGCAAGAAAGAAGAGCCGGCTGAAAGCAAGGAATAG